In Cupriavidus basilensis, the following proteins share a genomic window:
- a CDS encoding LysR family transcriptional regulator — MDPSKIPSLAWFSLIAQHGSFTKAAAEMGITRAALSQSLKTLERQLNVKLIYRTTRDMSLTEEGQRLFDQIRPAFGTIEQAVRSVGEANTSPSGLLRINTSRIASRNLIEPHLAEFLARYPQLKLEILLDDGFSNIVADGCDAGIRMGESLAQHVVAVPISPSLEMAVVASPDYFKRRGVPESPADLAKHDCVAYRHTSSGAIFRWEFSSPEPNGHAFVVVPQGSLITNDDDSMIRMALQGAGLVQHVDIAVRHLIADGSLMRVLQPWCKPFAGFYLYVPSRAQMPLKVRVVMDFLIEKRGLLEAEKSALENRRRNMKKRRATG, encoded by the coding sequence ATGGATCCGTCCAAAATACCCTCGCTCGCTTGGTTCTCTCTCATCGCACAGCACGGTAGTTTCACAAAGGCTGCAGCGGAGATGGGGATCACGCGGGCGGCGCTGTCGCAGAGTCTTAAGACCCTGGAGCGGCAACTGAATGTCAAGCTCATTTACCGCACGACGCGCGACATGTCGTTGACAGAGGAAGGGCAGCGCCTGTTCGACCAGATCCGTCCGGCATTCGGGACCATTGAGCAAGCCGTGCGCAGCGTAGGCGAAGCCAATACGTCCCCATCGGGTCTGTTGCGAATCAACACGTCGAGGATTGCATCCCGGAACCTGATTGAACCGCATCTTGCGGAATTCCTGGCGCGCTATCCCCAGTTGAAGCTGGAAATCTTGCTGGATGACGGGTTTTCCAACATTGTGGCGGATGGATGTGACGCAGGCATCCGCATGGGAGAAAGCCTGGCGCAACATGTCGTGGCTGTCCCGATTTCGCCGTCGTTGGAGATGGCCGTCGTTGCGTCGCCTGACTACTTCAAGCGCCGCGGTGTGCCTGAGTCTCCCGCTGATCTGGCCAAGCATGACTGCGTGGCTTACCGACACACATCGAGCGGAGCCATCTTTCGGTGGGAGTTCAGTTCCCCGGAGCCGAATGGCCATGCGTTCGTTGTGGTGCCTCAGGGGTCCTTGATCACCAATGATGACGACAGCATGATTCGCATGGCCCTTCAAGGCGCCGGACTCGTCCAACATGTGGATATTGCGGTGCGCCACCTGATAGCGGACGGTTCATTGATGCGCGTCCTTCAGCCTTGGTGCAAGCCTTTTGCGGGGTTCTACCTCTATGTTCCCTCGCGCGCTCAGATGCCCCTGAAGGTTCGCGTCGTCATGGACTTTCTGATTGAAAAGAGAGGCCTCCTGGAGGCCGAAAAATCGGCTTTGGAGAATAGGCGGCGAAACATGAAGAAGCGACGTGCAACGGGATAA